In Lonchura striata isolate bLonStr1 chromosome 39, bLonStr1.mat, whole genome shotgun sequence, one DNA window encodes the following:
- the PABPN1 gene encoding polyadenylate-binding protein 2 yields the protein MEEEAEKLKELQNEVEKQMNMSPPPGNAGPVIMSLEEKMEADARSIYVGNVDYGATAEELEAHFHGCGSVNRVTILCDKYSGHPKGFAYIEFSDKESVRTSMALDESLFRGRQIKVIPKRTNRPGISSTDRGFPRGRFRGRGGGYGSARSRFYSGYTRPRARGYRGRSRATSWYSPY from the exons atggaggaggaggccgagaagctgaaggagctgcagaacgAGGTGGAGAAACAGATGAACATGAGCCCCCCCCCGGGCAACG CCGGCCCGGTGATCATGTCCCTGGAGGAGAAGATGGAGGCCGACGCTCGCTCCATCTACGTGGGCAAC gtGGATTACGGCGCCACGGCCGAGGAATTGGAGGCGCATTTCCACGGCTGCGGCTCCGTCAACCGCGTCACCATCTTGTGCGACAAGTACAGCGGGCACCCCAAGGG ctTTGCGTACATCGAATTCTCGGACAAGGAGTCGGTGCGGACCTCGATGGCTCTGGACGAGTCGCTCTTCCGGGGGAGGCAGATCAAG GTGATCCCCAAGAGGACGAACCGCCCCGGGATCAGCAGCACCGACCGCGGCTTCCCCCGGGGGCGCttccgggggcggggggggggatACGGCTCCGCCCGCTCCCGCTTCTACAGCGGCTACACCCGGCCCCGGGCACGGGGCTACAG